DNA from Helicobacter pylori:
GCTTAATTTAGTGGGCGTTGTTTTGATTAGCGCGTTTAGCTATTTTTTAGTTTCGCTGATATTTAATTGATTAAGGAAAAAAGTGAAAGAAGAGTTATTTAAAGAAAAGTCTCGTTACATTACAGGGGTTGTTTTAATCGTTGTGGCGGGCTTGATTTTGTATGCGGACAATTTGTTGTTGTTTTGGGCTGTTTTGGGGGGATTTATGCGGTAGGGTTTTTTGAAGCGTTAAGGTTGTTCCAGGTCAAAGCGAGCTTTAGCTTGTATCTCATTTTAGTGTTGTCATGGGTAGCGGCGTATTTTAACGGGCATCCTGTAGAATGCGCTCTTATTAGCGCCATGGTCATGGCTAGCGTCATCGCTTATCAAAAAGCGCACCACAGCGAAGCCATTTTACCCTTTTTGTATCCGGGCGTTGGGTTTTTTGCGCTTTTTGGGATTTATAAGGATTTTGGCGCAGTGGCGATCATCTGGCTTTTAGTGGTGGTGGTCGCAAGCGATGTGGGGGCGTTTTTTGGAGGCAAGCTTTTAGGCAAAACCCCTTTCACAGCCACTTCGCCGAATAAAACCTTAGAGGGCGCGTTGATTGGCGTTGTTTTGGCGAGCGTTTTTGGATCGTTTGTGGGCATGGGGAAATTGAGCGGAGGCTTTCTTATGGCGCTTTTATTCAGTTTCTTAATCGCGCTTATGGCGGTATTTGGGGATTTGTATGAAAGCTATTTGAAAAGAAAAGTCGGGATCAAGGATAGCGGTAAGATTTTACCCGGGCATGGGGGCGTTTTAGACCGATTGGATTCCATGCTTTTTGGGGCTTTAAGCTTGCATGCGTTGTTGTATTTTTTGGAAATTTGGAAAGAGACGGCGGTGTTTTTAGGGGATTGAATGGTTGTTTTAGGAAGCACCGGCTCTATTGGGAAAAACGCCCTTAAAATCGCAAAAAAATTTGGCGTAGAAATAGAAGCCTTAAGCTGTGGGAAAAATATCGCTTTAATCAATGAGCAAATCCAAATTTTCAAACCCAAGAAAGTGGCGATCTTAGATCCTAGCGATTTGAATAATTTAGAGCCTTTGGGTGCGGAAGTGTTTGTAGGGCTAGACGGCATTGATGCGATGATAGAGGAGTGCGTTTCCAATTTAGTCCTTAACGCCATTGTGGGCGTAGCCGGATTGAAAGCGAGCTTTAAAAGCTTACAAAGGAACAAAAAACTAGCCCTAGCGAATAAAGAAAGTTTAGTGAGCGCGGGGCATTTGTTAGACATTTCCAAAATCACGCCCATTGATAGCGAGCATTTTGGTTTGTGGGCGTTGTTGCAAAACAAGACTTTAAAGCCTAAATCCTTAATCATTAGCGCGAGTGGGGGGGCTTTTAGGGACACGCCCTTAGATCTTATCGCTATTCAAAACGCGCAAAGCGCGCTCAAGCACCCTAATTGGAGCATGGGGGATAAAATCACCATTGATTCAGCGAGCATGGTCAATAAGCTTTTTGAAATTTTAGAAACTTATTGGCTTTTTGGCGCGTCTTTAAAGATTGACGCGCTGATTGAAAGAAGTTCTATCGTGCATGCTTTGGTGGAATTTGAAGACAACTCTGTCATCGCGCATTTAGCGAGCGCGGACATGAAACTACCCATAAGCTACGCCATTAACCCTAAACTAGCTTCTTTGAACGCTTCCATTAAACCCTTAGATTTATACGCTTTAAGCGCGATTAAATTCGAACCCATTAGCATGGAGCGCTACACTTTGTGGCGTTATAAAGATTTGTTGTTAGAAAACCCAAAGCTTGGCGTGGTGCTGAATGCGAGTAATGAAGTGGCGATGGAGAAGTTTTTAAATCAAGAAATCGCCTTTGGAGGCTTTATCCAAATCATTTCTCAAGCTTTAGAATTGTATGCTAAAAAATCTTTCAAGCTCTCTACTTTAGATGAAGTGCTAGCGTTAGATAAAGAAGTTAGGGAGCGTTTTGGAAGTGTGGCGAGAGTGTAGTATAATAAGGTTTTGCTTGCGGTAGCGTTTTATATTTTTAAATTGGGAGTTTTTATGGGGTTAAAAAATAAAATCAAGGGTTTTGTTAAAGAGAGAATGCCTTTTATAATGAGGTGCGTTCGTGGTTTTAAGGGGGCAAAAAACGCCCATGAAAGTGCTCATGATAGGGACGCTCATTGTGGAATCAATCATGAAATTAAGGAAATGTTAGAGGCTAAAAAACTTCATTCTCTTCAAGAAAAAGCTTTATTCAACCATGATTATCAAGAAAGCGTGTTTTTAGCTATCGCTTCTTTAAATAATGAAAGTTTCATTGAATACAATAAGAGTATTTATAAAAATAGTTCTCTTAATTATAATTATGGGGGGGGGGGCATTTAGAAGATAGGGTTATCCATCCCACTTTAACTTTACCCAATCCCACGCATTCGGGTTATTTTGACTATGATAAAAGAAGTCAAAACCCTAAAAGCCCTTTAAACCCATGGGCTTTTATCAGGGTCAAAAACGAAATCGTTACTTTAGAAGAGAGTTTGTTTTCTATGCTTCCTGCCGTT
Protein-coding regions in this window:
- the dxr gene encoding 1-deoxy-D-xylulose-5-phosphate reductoisomerase; its protein translation is MVVLGSTGSIGKNALKIAKKFGVEIEALSCGKNIALINEQIQIFKPKKVAILDPSDLNNLEPLGAEVFVGLDGIDAMIEECVSNLVLNAIVGVAGLKASFKSLQRNKKLALANKESLVSAGHLLDISKITPIDSEHFGLWALLQNKTLKPKSLIISASGGAFRDTPLDLIAIQNAQSALKHPNWSMGDKITIDSASMVNKLFEILETYWLFGASLKIDALIERSSIVHALVEFEDNSVIAHLASADMKLPISYAINPKLASLNASIKPLDLYALSAIKFEPISMERYTLWRYKDLLLENPKLGVVLNASNEVAMEKFLNQEIAFGGFIQIISQALELYAKKSFKLSTLDEVLALDKEVRERFGSVARV
- a CDS encoding beta-1,4-N-acetylgalactosaminyltransferase, which produces MGLKNKIKGFVKERMPFIMRCVRGFKGAKNAHESAHDRDAHCGINHEIKEMLEAKKLHSLQEKALFNHDYQESVFLAIASLNNESFIEYNKSIYKNSSLNYNYGGGGI